Part of the Verrucomicrobiota bacterium genome is shown below.
GCGGGGAAGGGAGAGCCGGAGTCTTTCGAGCCAGCCCAGCGTTGCTCCTCGGTTACGGTGCCTGCACCGCGCCCTCGTGGCGCCTTGGTCTGGCCCGAAATCCACTCGGCCATTCTACCAGCCAATTCTGCAGCTTGGTATTAGGCGACTTCACTTAGAAGAGACGGCAGACCTCAGAATGTAATCCGCCGTCATCTGAATCGGGTCTTGGCCGAGGAGTTCGGCAGCCTTGGGGTGCAGGCTGGAAACTGGATTGAAATCGAAGAAGCAAGGCCTGCCGTCAGCGAGAAGAAAATATTCGAGAGCACCAAGCTCCATTCCAGCCTTCCGCGCGATCTGGAGTGCTTGGTCTTGGACTTCTGCGTCGATGGCCTCAGAAGAGGTTAGTCTTGATTCGTGGCCTGCCTTGGCTAGGCAATAGTCGAATTCGCCGGGTTGAAAGGGGGTAGCGGCGTCATAAAGAATCCGATCCCCTAGCAGCTCGATGCGGTGAACCAAGCCATCGACTGGCATCAAAAACTCTTGCTCGATCCATTCGAGGGAAGAATCGAGATCAGGCGGCGCAGTTTCCTCCCGAGAGAGGCTTTGAATCCCTTTTCCAAAACCGCCTCGCGGAGGCTTCAGCAGAACCTCTCTGCCCGGCAGAGCGCGCCCCCCTGCAATGGCCAGCGCGGTCTCCGGAGTAGCGACCTGGCAAGCTTGAAAAAGCGCTGTTTGTTTCATCTTTGAAAGACCGATTTCAAGGGACGCAAGCCCGTTGATGACCGGTCGACCCTGACTCTCTAGTCGCTCTAAAGCACGCCGTAACTGTTCCAAGTCCTCGGGAGCTATCCGAAGCAACTGCGTGGAAATCCGATTGACCACCATGTTGAAGTCCTCGGCAGCCGAAAGGTCAGAGCCAACTCTAACAGAGGCACCTCGATGACGAAGGGAGTTCTCCAGGGGACGAGTCCAGACGGGAATGTCAGTGAGGAGGAAGATCGCTGATAACTTACTGGAAAGCATTTCAACTAGAAAGGGTGCGACCGGGTAGAACAAAGGCCTGACCGAATTCAGGCGAATGACCGCGACGATCAACCTTACGTTGGTGAAACAGAACTCGAGCCCGATCAAGGCTGACCAACAGGACAAGCGATAGAAAAGTGAATGATTTTCCAACCTCCTTCGGCGTTGTTATACCAACCTCCAGAATTCACTGGTAGAATGGAGGGAAGGTGGTGTGGGGAAGAGGCGCTGAAGCGCGGGGAAGGGAGAGCCGGTGTCTTTCGAGCCAGCCCCGCGTCGCTCCTCGGTTACGGTGCCTGCACCGCGCCCTCGTCGCGCCTTGGTCTGGCCCGAAATCCACTCGGCCATTCTACCAGCCAATTCTGCAGCTTGGTATTAGGATGCGTTTCCCTTTCGCAGCGGTTGCGTCCACTCGTTCGTTTTCTCGCGGAGGCCATCGATCAATTCGGCAAACTTGCGTCTAATTTTTTGCCTCGCAAAGAACCTGCTCCAATAACAAATCGGGAAAAATTCTCGGGCCCCGAGGCCATCAATGATCTTTATATTGCGGCTGGCATCGAGTCGGAGATTTCCAATGCTCAGATCTCGCAAAACGACCGAATCAATGAGGCATTTTTGGTAGAGATCAAGAATCCTTTCTTTTAGTTCTTCTGGTTTCAATTCCTCAAGACCGCCGATAAAAGAAGCAATATACTCGAATACATATCCTAAACCCAAGTTGGTGTCCAAGGTTCCGAAGTAGGATGAAAGGTAGGGCGCTGCGATCTTTCTTTTTTGTAGTAGCGCATAAGCTCTCAGCTCGATTTGGATATTTTTCTGCGCAGAAGCATCACTCTTCACGATTTTAATGCATCTGGTTTTATCGAAAGGATGGGAATAGCAAAATTTATCCCCTCCCTCGCCAAGAAGAAGTGTTTCATCTAGATGGATCATTAGAGCGAAAGGGTTTCAGAAATTTTGGCCTGGATGATCTGTGTTGTTTTGTAGACGGGTAGAGAGATCCATCTAGGACATCAAGTGAAACTCCCCTACGACAGGGCTGAACAAGCCGATTTTTGGAGCCGAACGAAGAAAAACTGGGGCGGTTGGTTGCTTAGAGTGAAAGAGGCTGCTGTGAAGGGCGCGTCCTGGCTGGGAAAAGCATCCGAGTGATGGCTAGCAGCTATCCTCGGGGTGCTTTCAAGCGGCCATAACGAAGTGGGCGATTGCATCTCATCATGCGAGGAGGATCACGGGGCTCGCAACTATGCAGACCACCGCAGATTTAGCCCAAGCCTTCAGCGCACTTCTCTCCGGCTTCGGGTTTATAGTTTTCTGTCGAACGTTGAAGGCCACATGCCGCTGACCATCAGGGCCGCATCGCTGAAAGAGTGGACTTCCAAACTACAAAGTCACGTCAAAACAACAGCGCGGTCAGCGGTTGTGTGCGCCGTCTTGTTCGGGTTTGGTTTTCATTGCAATCCGCACGATATCTCGACAGGATCCGAGATTCAAAATCACATGATTCAGCTGCTTGTCGCCCAATTGGCCTTTGAGAGCAAATCTAAATTCTTTCTGTCCGTCATAACTCTGATCCTTCTGAAAGATTCCGTCTGCTCATATCCTCCACCGGTCTTGGTATACGAGACGGGACCAACATGGAGCGGACAAAGCTTCGGTTTCCGCTGACCAAGAGCCGTCGTGATTCGCCGTGAGAATTCGACCGTGTCCAAAATCTGCACAACGCAATTTTTGTCAGGCCACGTTCGAATCACACGGTGCGGGTCCGTATCCAGCGTGCAACACCAGACAAAAACCGGCCCGGCGTATTCGGCTGTGCAGCGAACATCATTGCGATTCAATATCTGCCGCCCTTCATCGGCGTCTCCCCGATCAGGGTGAGTATCTAAAATGAACTCCTCGATGTTGGTGAAGTAAATGGTGCCGTTTTCAATGACGTCCTTCGCCCAGTCAAACATCGTGGCTTTGAAGATCGTGGGTATCACGTATTCAATCCCGTTATGGAGAAAGCCTACGATTTTTTTCCGAACAGTATTTATTCGTATCACCTGGGAAACTGATATTACGGTGGGTTTTGCTACAAAAGCACTCGGTTGGAAGTCCCAAGATTCTGGGTTCGGCCGTGAGGAGGATTTTGTTCGCGGTTTTCGGGCACGGCTTTTTTTCTGGGCACGGTGCGGGGAGTGCGCGGTCGCCGGGCCTTGGTTCGGCCTAATACCAACCTCCAGAATCCACTGGAAGGTAGAGTAGGGAGGAGGCGCTGAAGCGCGTGGAAGGGAGAGCCGGTGCCTTTCGGGTCAGTCCAGCGTTGCTGCTCGGTTACGGTGCCCGCACCACGCCCTCGTCGTGCCTTGGTCTGACCCGAAAATTCACGCGGCCGTTCTACCACTTGATCCGGCAGCTTGGTCTTAGGCGGGGGTGCTTTGTGGGATTTGGGCTGCTTCGCGGAGGAGGTCGGCGGTGGTTTCCCAGTCGAGGCAGGCGTCTGTGATGCTTTGCCCGTAGGTGAGCTGTTCCGGGGCCTGCGGGAAGGGCTGGTTGCCCTCGACGAGGTTGCTTTCTAACATGGCAGAGAGCGCGTGGTTGCCCGCTTGGCGCTGGCGGAGGATTTCCCGGAAGACTTCCGGTTGGCGGTGGTGATCTTTCTGCGAGTTGCCGTGACTGGCGTCGATCATGATGGCGGTGGGAAGTTGCCTTTGGGCCAGGCTTTCGGCGGCGGCGGCGACGTTGCTTGAGCTGTAGTTAGTCCTTTGGTCGCCGCCTCGGAGGATGAGGTGGCAGTGAGGGTTTCCGCTGGTGGTGACGGAGCTGGCTTGGCCTTCCGGGCTGACGCCGAGAAAGGTTTGCGGCTGGAGGGCTGCTTGGATGGCGTTGAGGGCGGGGGTGAGGGCGCCAGAGGTGGCGTTCTTGAAGCCGAGCGGCATGGAGAGTCCTGAGGCCATTTGCCGATGGGTTTGCGATTCAGTGGTGCGGGCACCGATGGCCGACCAGCAGATGAGGTCGGCGATGTATTGGGGGGTGATGGGATCGAGCAGTTCAGTGGCGGTGGGCAGTCCGAGGTCGATGACGTCTCTTAGGAAGGTGCGGGCCCTTTCCAAGCCTTGGCAAAGGTCGTCACTGCCATCGAGATGTGGGTCCATGATGAGACCTTTCCATCCGACGGTGGTGCGAGGCTTTTCGAAGTAGACCCGCATGACGAGATAGAGGCGTTCCCGAACTTCTTCCGCCAAGGCGGCCAGCTTGCGGGCGTAGTCCAGGCCGGCCTGAGTGTCGTGGATGGAGCAGGGCCCCACGATGACGAGGAGCCGTGGATCTTTTCCCACCAGGAGCTGGGCGATGGTGTCGCGGGATTCTGCGATGAATTCGCCTTGGGCCGGGGTGCGCGCGATGCGTTGGCAGAGGTCGAGGGGCGAGGGGAGAGCCTGGTATTTGGCGATGTGGAGGTCGGAGGTGCGTTTCACGAGGGCAGGATTCCAGAGAGGGGCTTGGCGTTCAGGCCAGGTAGGCGGCGATTTCGTCGGCGAGGACTCTTCCCCGCGGTGTCAGGGAGAGGCGATCTTTCTCTTTTTGGACGAGGTTTTCGTGGAGGAGGTCATCCACCCTGGGGTCGGCTTCTGGGAGCGCGCCCAGGAGGGAGAGGGAGATGCCTTCGGTGGTTCGCAGGCCGAGGGCGATCCTCTCGAGCCGGGTGTCGGCTGTTTGGAGGGTTTCTTTTTCGGTGCGGACGTCTTCACCCGCTTGAAGCGCTGCGATGTAGCGCTGGGTGTGGGGGAGGGTTTTCCACCGTTGTCCACCGACGGTGGTGACGGCGCTCGGCCCGAGGCCGAGGTAGTCGGCACCGGCCCAGTAAGCTCGATTGTGGAGGGATTCTTTGCCGGGGTGGCTGTAGTTTGAGATTTCGTAGTGGTGGTAGCCGGCGCTGGTGAGCAGGGTGTCCGCGGTGCGGAAGAAGTCGGCGTCTTGATCGTCGTCCTGCTCGAAGTCGCCTTTCTGATATCGCTTCATGAAGTGGGTGTCTTCTTCGTAGGTGAGGTTGTAGGCGGAGATGTGGTCTGGCTGGAGTTGGATGGTTTGCTCGAGGTCTTTTTGCCACTCGGAGAGGGTCTGGGTGGGGAGGGCGAACATGTGATCGAGATTGATGAGCGGCAGGCCGATTTCGCGCAGGTGCCAGTAGCTTTCGATGGCTTGCTGGGGGTGGTGATCCCGTCCCAGCAGTTTGAGGAGGCGGGGATTCCACGTTTGGTTCCCGAGGGAGATGCGGGTGACGCCGGCCTGTTTGAGGAGGAGCGCTTTGCCGTCTTCGAAGGTGCGGGGGTTGGCTTCGACGGTCCATTCGGCCAGGTGCCGAAGGTCAAAGAGTCGATGAATGCCTTCGAGAAGCCGTG
Proteins encoded:
- the hemW gene encoding radical SAM family heme chaperone HemW → MALKTENSSARPLVAHLYVHIPLCTRICPYCSFYKHTPGKTDQAALVEALLAEATLRLRRLEVRPTTIYLGGGTPTALDASHLARLLEGIHRLFDLRHLAEWTVEANPRTFEDGKALLLKQAGVTRISLGNQTWNPRLLKLLGRDHHPQQAIESYWHLREIGLPLINLDHMFALPTQTLSEWQKDLEQTIQLQPDHISAYNLTYEEDTHFMKRYQKGDFEQDDDQDADFFRTADTLLTSAGYHHYEISNYSHPGKESLHNRAYWAGADYLGLGPSAVTTVGGQRWKTLPHTQRYIAALQAGEDVRTEKETLQTADTRLERIALGLRTTEGISLSLLGALPEADPRVDDLLHENLVQKEKDRLSLTPRGRVLADEIAAYLA
- a CDS encoding YrbL family protein gives rise to the protein MIHLDETLLLGEGGDKFCYSHPFDKTRCIKIVKSDASAQKNIQIELRAYALLQKRKIAAPYLSSYFGTLDTNLGLGYVFEYIASFIGGLEELKPEELKERILDLYQKCLIDSVVLRDLSIGNLRLDASRNIKIIDGLGAREFFPICYWSRFFARQKIRRKFAELIDGLREKTNEWTQPLRKGNAS
- a CDS encoding 3-deoxy-7-phosphoheptulonate synthase, whose amino-acid sequence is MKRTSDLHIAKYQALPSPLDLCQRIARTPAQGEFIAESRDTIAQLLVGKDPRLLVIVGPCSIHDTQAGLDYARKLAALAEEVRERLYLVMRVYFEKPRTTVGWKGLIMDPHLDGSDDLCQGLERARTFLRDVIDLGLPTATELLDPITPQYIADLICWSAIGARTTESQTHRQMASGLSMPLGFKNATSGALTPALNAIQAALQPQTFLGVSPEGQASSVTTSGNPHCHLILRGGDQRTNYSSSNVAAAAESLAQRQLPTAIMIDASHGNSQKDHHRQPEVFREILRQRQAGNHALSAMLESNLVEGNQPFPQAPEQLTYGQSITDACLDWETTADLLREAAQIPQSTPA